A region from the Mesorhizobium sp. J8 genome encodes:
- a CDS encoding GNAT family N-acetyltransferase, which translates to MAEDDIEQIARLRVKAFFEGTGRMLDEDMAGLRGLITGDGFEAAFVARQRGRPIGSCLLVRDEIDSPHNLTPWLAGLVVEETYRGGGVGTALVKTVEAHAASAGIGMLHLYTWQARGFYEALGWSAVETFEQDGAPMLLMSKSLL; encoded by the coding sequence ATGGCCGAGGACGACATCGAACAAATAGCGCGGCTTCGGGTCAAAGCTTTCTTCGAGGGCACGGGCCGGATGCTTGACGAAGACATGGCCGGACTGCGCGGGCTGATCACCGGCGATGGCTTCGAGGCGGCTTTCGTCGCCCGCCAGCGTGGCCGGCCGATCGGGAGCTGCCTGCTCGTTCGCGACGAGATCGACTCGCCGCACAATTTAACGCCATGGTTGGCCGGTCTGGTCGTCGAGGAAACCTATCGAGGCGGCGGTGTCGGCACGGCACTGGTCAAAACCGTCGAGGCCCACGCCGCGTCGGCCGGTATCGGCATGCTCCACCTCTACACCTGGCAAGCGCGCGGCTTTTACGAAGCGCTTGGATGGTCGGCGGTCGAGACTTTCGAGCAGGACGGCGCGCCGATGCTTCTGATGTCGAAGTCTCTGCTTTGA
- a CDS encoding BMP family lipoprotein — protein MKRIVLGLLAATAMVLPAFAADVQPAILYDLGGKFDKSFNEAAYHGAEKFKAETGVAYVEFEVSNASQREQALRRFAEDGRNPIVMAGFAWEDALKAVAKDYPDLNFAIIDDAVDLPNVRSLVFKENEGSYLVGILAAMASKSKKVGFVGGMDIPLIRKFECGYVGGAKSAGATDVIQNMTGDTPAAWNDPTKGGEIAKTQIDQGADVIYAAAGGTGVGVLQAAADAGKLGIGVDSNQNGLQPGKVLTSMMKRVDVAVYNAFMDGKNGTFKGGVQNLGLKEGGVDYAMDDNNKALVTDEMKAAVEKAKADIIAGKVQVHDYTADNNCPY, from the coding sequence ATGAAACGTATCGTTCTCGGCCTTCTGGCCGCAACCGCAATGGTTCTTCCGGCTTTCGCCGCGGATGTCCAACCGGCCATCCTCTACGATCTCGGCGGCAAGTTCGACAAATCCTTCAACGAAGCCGCCTATCACGGCGCCGAGAAGTTCAAGGCCGAAACCGGCGTGGCTTATGTCGAATTCGAGGTCTCCAACGCCTCGCAGCGCGAGCAGGCGTTGCGCCGTTTCGCCGAGGATGGCCGCAACCCGATCGTCATGGCGGGCTTTGCTTGGGAAGACGCGTTGAAAGCGGTCGCGAAAGATTATCCCGACCTGAATTTCGCCATCATCGACGATGCCGTCGACCTGCCCAATGTCCGCTCGCTGGTGTTCAAGGAGAATGAAGGCTCCTATCTCGTCGGCATCCTGGCGGCGATGGCGTCGAAGTCGAAGAAGGTCGGCTTCGTCGGCGGTATGGACATCCCGCTGATCCGCAAGTTCGAATGCGGCTATGTCGGCGGCGCCAAGTCGGCCGGCGCGACCGACGTCATCCAGAACATGACCGGCGACACGCCGGCCGCCTGGAACGACCCGACCAAGGGCGGCGAGATCGCCAAGACGCAGATCGACCAGGGCGCCGACGTGATCTATGCCGCCGCCGGCGGCACCGGCGTCGGCGTGCTGCAGGCCGCGGCGGATGCCGGCAAGCTCGGCATCGGCGTCGATTCCAACCAGAACGGCCTGCAGCCCGGCAAGGTGCTGACCTCGATGATGAAGCGCGTCGACGTTGCCGTCTACAACGCGTTCATGGACGGCAAGAACGGTACCTTCAAGGGCGGCGTCCAGAATCTCGGCCTCAAGGAAGGCGGCGTCGACTATGCCATGGACGACAACAACAAGGCGCTGGTGACCGACGAGATGAAGGCGGCTGTCGAAAAGGCCAAGGCCGACATCATCGCCGGCAAGGTGCAGGTGCACGACTACACCGCCGATAACAATTGCCCGTATTGA
- a CDS encoding ABC transporter ATP-binding protein yields MAQAAIELIGINKSFGAVRANRDINLEVARGTIHGIVGENGAGKSTLMSILYGFYQADSGEIRVDGKPVSINTSNDAIALGIGMVHQHFMLVDNFTVLENVILGAENDALLKSSIAKARSELDRLEREYGLEVDPDAVIEELPVGLQQRVEILKALYRGAEILILDEPTGVLTPAEADHLFRILKQLKDQGKTIVLITHKLREIMAITDTVSVMRQGTMVATRVTKETTVGELAELMVGRRVLLRVEKGQSEAGAIRLSVRNLTVKDQRGVTMVDNVSFDVRGGEIVGIAGVAGNGQSELLEAISGIRHAVSGEVMLEGKPIDLTGKADPGELRDRGLAHVPEDRHHVGLVLAFEENENSILGYHDDERYLKGPFLDIDAIMADAKDKIEKYDIRPGNPRLKTANFSGGNQQKIVLAREMEQDPGVLIVGQPTRGVDVGAIEFIHKRLIAMRDQGKAVLVVSVELDEIRSLSDRILVMFAGRIVGERGPDATEGELGLLMAGVEHQEAAE; encoded by the coding sequence ATGGCGCAAGCCGCAATCGAGCTCATAGGCATCAACAAGAGTTTTGGCGCCGTGCGCGCCAACCGCGACATCAACCTGGAAGTCGCGCGCGGCACCATCCACGGCATTGTCGGCGAGAACGGCGCCGGCAAGTCGACGCTGATGTCGATCCTCTACGGCTTCTACCAGGCCGACAGCGGCGAGATCCGCGTCGACGGCAAGCCGGTGTCGATCAACACCTCCAACGACGCGATCGCGCTCGGCATCGGCATGGTGCATCAGCATTTCATGCTGGTCGACAATTTCACGGTGCTGGAAAACGTCATCCTCGGCGCCGAGAACGATGCGCTGCTGAAGAGCAGCATCGCCAAGGCGCGCTCGGAGCTCGACCGGCTGGAGCGCGAATACGGCCTCGAGGTGGATCCCGACGCCGTCATCGAGGAGCTGCCGGTCGGCCTGCAGCAGCGTGTCGAAATCCTCAAGGCACTCTATCGCGGCGCCGAGATCCTGATCCTCGATGAGCCGACGGGCGTGTTGACGCCGGCCGAGGCCGACCACCTCTTCCGCATCCTCAAGCAATTGAAGGATCAAGGAAAAACCATCGTGCTCATCACCCACAAGCTGCGCGAGATCATGGCGATCACCGACACGGTTTCGGTGATGCGCCAGGGCACGATGGTGGCGACGCGGGTGACGAAAGAAACCACGGTCGGCGAGCTGGCAGAGCTGATGGTCGGCCGGCGCGTGCTGCTCAGGGTCGAGAAGGGCCAATCGGAAGCCGGCGCGATAAGGCTCTCGGTCAGGAACCTGACGGTGAAGGATCAGCGCGGCGTCACCATGGTCGACAATGTCTCCTTCGACGTGCGCGGCGGCGAGATCGTCGGCATCGCCGGCGTTGCCGGCAACGGACAGTCGGAACTGCTCGAAGCGATCTCCGGCATCCGGCATGCGGTCTCCGGTGAGGTGATGCTGGAGGGCAAGCCGATCGATCTCACCGGCAAGGCCGATCCCGGCGAATTGCGCGACCGCGGGCTCGCCCATGTGCCCGAGGACCGCCACCATGTCGGGCTGGTGCTCGCCTTCGAGGAGAACGAGAATTCGATCCTCGGCTATCATGACGACGAGCGCTATCTGAAAGGGCCGTTCCTCGACATCGACGCCATCATGGCCGACGCCAAGGACAAGATCGAGAAATATGACATCCGCCCCGGCAATCCGCGGCTGAAGACGGCCAATTTCTCCGGTGGCAACCAGCAGAAGATCGTGCTGGCCAGGGAGATGGAGCAGGATCCCGGCGTGCTGATCGTCGGCCAGCCGACACGCGGCGTCGATGTCGGCGCGATCGAATTCATCCACAAGCGGCTGATCGCCATGCGCGACCAGGGCAAGGCGGTGCTGGTGGTCTCGGTCGAGCTCGACGAGATCCGCTCGCTCTCAGACCGCATCCTGGTGATGTTCGCGGGCCGTATCGTCGGCGAGCGCGGCCCGGACGCGACCGAAGGCGAGCTTGGCCTGCTCATGGCCGGTGTCGAGCACCAGGAGGCCGCCGAATGA
- a CDS encoding ABC transporter permease, with translation MSTPYAKLPAWADYGLIPLINLSVAFIVAGFVVMLVGENPFRAAVILVEGAFGKGTGIAFTLFYATTFIFTGLSVAVAAHCSLFNIGTEGQAYIGGLGIALVCLSLDSLLPWWVIFPIAIVAAAAFGAAWGLIPAYLQAKRGSHIVITTIMFNFIAASVMVYLLVGPLKPAGSQAPQTRNFLAGAELPKLNWMIELFGAKIRSAPLNICFLLALVMAFLVWLLIWRTRLGYEMRTYGHSSKAARYAGISETRIIITAMMISGALAGMMALNPVMGDQHNVAIDFVSGAGFVGIAVALMGRLHPVGIVLAAILFGMLYQGGAELAFEMPAISRDMIVIIQGLVILFAGALEHMFRPYIQALFASVSPKSVGMQAVNGKGA, from the coding sequence ATGAGCACGCCTTACGCCAAGCTGCCGGCCTGGGCCGATTATGGGTTGATTCCGTTGATCAACCTGTCGGTCGCCTTCATCGTCGCCGGCTTCGTCGTCATGCTGGTCGGCGAAAACCCGTTCCGCGCCGCCGTCATCCTGGTCGAAGGCGCCTTCGGCAAGGGCACCGGCATTGCCTTCACGCTCTTCTACGCCACGACCTTCATCTTCACCGGGCTGTCGGTGGCGGTGGCGGCGCATTGCAGCCTGTTCAACATCGGCACCGAGGGCCAGGCCTATATAGGCGGCCTCGGCATCGCGCTCGTGTGCCTCAGCCTCGACAGCCTGCTGCCCTGGTGGGTGATCTTTCCGATCGCGATCGTGGCCGCTGCCGCGTTCGGCGCGGCGTGGGGCCTGATCCCGGCCTATCTGCAGGCCAAGCGCGGCTCGCACATCGTCATCACCACCATCATGTTCAACTTCATCGCGGCCTCGGTGATGGTCTATCTGCTGGTCGGCCCGCTGAAGCCGGCCGGCTCGCAGGCGCCGCAGACGCGCAATTTCCTCGCCGGCGCCGAACTGCCGAAGCTCAACTGGATGATCGAACTGTTCGGCGCCAAGATCCGCTCCGCTCCGCTCAACATCTGCTTCCTGCTGGCGCTGGTCATGGCCTTCCTGGTCTGGCTGCTGATCTGGCGGACCAGGCTGGGCTACGAGATGCGCACCTATGGCCACAGCTCGAAGGCGGCGCGCTATGCCGGCATTTCGGAAACGCGCATCATCATAACCGCCATGATGATATCAGGCGCGCTGGCCGGCATGATGGCGCTCAACCCGGTGATGGGCGACCAGCACAATGTCGCGATCGATTTCGTCTCCGGCGCCGGCTTTGTCGGCATCGCCGTGGCACTGATGGGCCGGCTGCATCCTGTCGGCATCGTGCTGGCGGCAATCCTGTTCGGCATGCTCTACCAGGGCGGCGCCGAGCTTGCCTTCGAGATGCCGGCGATCAGCCGCGACATGATCGTCATCATCCAGGGCCTCGTCATCCTCTTCGCCGGCGCGCTGGAACACATGTTCAGGCCTTACATCCAGGCGCTGTTCGCCTCGGTCAGTCCGAAGTCGGTCGGCATGCAGGCGGTGAACGGGAAGGGGGCCTGA
- a CDS encoding SlyX family protein, with product MAMPDDRLTTLEIRAAEQEKTIEELSGQIAEQWKVIERMERKLAVLTDRFLELEEQTAPDVPVTKPPHW from the coding sequence ATGGCCATGCCTGACGATCGGCTGACGACGCTGGAAATCCGCGCCGCGGAGCAGGAAAAGACCATCGAGGAACTGTCCGGCCAGATCGCCGAGCAGTGGAAGGTGATCGAACGCATGGAGCGCAAGCTCGCCGTCCTGACGGACCGGTTCCTGGAGTTGGAAGAACAAACCGCTCCCGATGTTCCGGTGACCAAGCCGCCGCATTGGTGA
- a CDS encoding ABC transporter permease produces the protein MDSFNAIIQVLDSTIRLSVPLLLACLAGLYSERAGIFDIGLEGKMLVGAFAGASAAAVFHSALIGLGTAVLISVAFALVHGFASITHRGNQIVSGVAINFIAAGSTIILGQAWFSQGGRTPALQPGERFEAIIWPGADAVKDVPLIGPIYAELISGHSILVYFAFAMVPFTWWVLFRTRFGLRMRAVGENPAAVDTAGISVAWLRYRALICTGILTGVAGAYLSMVQNGGFVKDMTAGKGYIALAALIFAKWKPVNAMFACLLFGFLDAASIRLQGSPLPLVGKVPAQLMQALPYVLTVILLAGFIGKAIPPRAGGVPYVKER, from the coding sequence ATGGACAGTTTCAACGCAATCATCCAGGTGCTCGATTCGACGATCCGCCTTTCGGTGCCGTTGCTGCTCGCCTGCCTGGCGGGTCTCTATTCGGAACGGGCCGGCATCTTCGACATCGGGCTCGAAGGCAAGATGCTGGTCGGCGCCTTTGCCGGGGCTTCCGCCGCCGCCGTCTTCCATTCGGCGCTGATCGGCCTCGGCACGGCCGTCCTGATCTCGGTCGCCTTCGCGCTGGTGCACGGCTTCGCCTCGATCACGCATCGCGGCAACCAGATCGTCTCCGGCGTGGCGATCAATTTCATCGCCGCCGGATCGACCATTATCCTCGGCCAGGCCTGGTTCAGCCAGGGCGGGCGCACGCCAGCGCTGCAGCCGGGCGAGCGGTTCGAGGCGATCATCTGGCCCGGCGCCGATGCGGTCAAGGATGTGCCGCTCATCGGCCCGATCTATGCCGAGTTGATCTCCGGCCATTCGATCCTGGTCTATTTCGCCTTCGCCATGGTGCCGTTCACCTGGTGGGTGCTGTTTCGCACCCGCTTTGGGCTGAGGATGCGCGCCGTCGGCGAAAATCCCGCCGCCGTCGACACCGCCGGCATCTCGGTCGCCTGGCTGCGCTACCGCGCGCTGATCTGCACCGGCATCCTCACCGGGGTCGCCGGCGCCTACCTTTCCATGGTCCAGAATGGCGGCTTCGTGAAGGATATGACGGCGGGCAAGGGCTATATCGCGCTGGCGGCGCTGATCTTCGCCAAATGGAAGCCGGTCAACGCCATGTTCGCCTGCCTTCTGTTCGGCTTCCTCGACGCGGCCTCGATCCGCTTGCAGGGTTCGCCGCTTCCTCTTGTCGGCAAGGTGCCGGCGCAACTCATGCAGGCGCTGCCCTATGTGCTCACCGTCATCCTGCTCGCCGGCTTCATCGGCAAGGCGATCCCGCCGCGGGCCGGCGGCGTGCCCTATGTGAAGGAACGCTGA